The sequence GGATTCTTCACTGCTTTGTGGACTTGAGACATCTAAACATAACTTTGGATCTGGGGCACCTAGACATGAGCCAGGATATGTAAGGAATGCCAAATCTTTCTAAGTAAATCACTGGTACGTCAAGGAGTATCAGTTATAAGACTAAATTTTAATCCTAAAACCACTGGAAATACTATTTGGTTCTTGTTCACTACAAGGGGCTTTAATCGATTCCAGCTCAGGCCCGACGGCAACCTTGCTGAACTGGCTACATCTTATGGAGCCAGGGAGTTCCGGGTGTACTCTTTGAGCTTATCATGGCTTTGGGGTCTTTTTAACTGCTTTAGCCAGTCTGGGTTCATAGTGGTAACTGCTGGGATCCTTCTGCATTCAAAAACCAGTTACTGACACATCCTACTTTCTATCCAAACCTTGGAATAGCCCCCAGATTCAGAAATCATGGCAGGGGCCATGGCCACAGGCCAGTCCTCTTGTTTTCAACTGCAGTGACTGGTTACATACCCCAAAGCCTGTCAAACATTTTATCACCCAAGAAGACAGAATCTTGGAAACAAGCCTCGATAAACCATAATCACAGCTTGAAGAAACCACACGGTTAGTTAGTATACATACAGAACAAATAACCTATATTTGTGTCATTGCCTTGCTTTGTAAAATAAAGGGTCTAAACATTGTAAAGAAGTCCCTAGATGTcataaacagttaagtacttgactattaACCGAAAGGCTAGCAGGTCAagcccaaccagaggcacctcgaaagacaggctcggcaatctgcttctgaaagatcatagcctggAAAATTctatagagcaattctactctgcagacatggggtacccatgagttgggatagacttgacggcaactggcaattaacaacaacaacattgtaaaatCAAGGAGTTGAACCAGATCTAACACGGTCTGGCTCTAGACATCTTAAAAAGATTCCATCTGTTGAAGAAAGATAACCCACTTCCCCTTTACTTTTGAAAACTCCCAAAGAAGGAAATTCTACTTCCTCTCATAGTAACCTATCCCATAATATGCCTGATTGTCAGCAAGTTCTTTGCCTCCATGCTGGCTTCCTCTCCTATTCATGTAAATTGCCATTGGTTTTAATTAGATTTAATAAGCCTCTGGGAAGTGTGTTGAGGGAAGCAGGGAACAAAGATTAGCAGTGTGGGCTTACTCTTGCAAGTCCAGTACAGCATTTCTCTGGAACTCTCATATCCTCCCAAAGCTGGGGAAAATAATGCATGCCAAGAGTATAGAAAGGCATGCTGCTGCTGCCCAAGTGTGAAACGTGGGTGGAGAAATCATTTAGAATAAGAGTCagggaaaagagaaaatcaaCCAGAATCCCCAACAGCTGCAAATAACAAAGTGTGTGACTCTGTTACCTTGGATGAATTCTGATGTCCTGCTCACTGATGGCAGGGTCCTGTTGAGCCCCAGGATCCTATCCAGGTGGAAGGCAAACACCTCACTCATGTCTAAAGGCTGCTTGAGCAGCCCACAGGCACTAGGGCCACAGCGGGGCACAGAGCCTGCGGGGCTTCTCTCCAGTACCAGCAAACGCGCACCGCTGTTAGAGGACGCTGGCCGGAGGTCTGCCACTGCGCTGTCGGCCAACAGGCGCATTCTGACGATGTCTTCTTTGCTCAGCCACGAGGGGGCGCTCTCGCTGTAGATCCTGATGTTGCTTTCCCTGGTCCTGGGCAGCTGGAAGTCTTGGCCCCCGGCTCGCATTCCAGGACCACGCACCAACCTCCAGGGTCGCTCTGCAACTTTAGCCAGGTTTCTTCCCTGGGCATATCCAAGGGCTTCAGCACCTGCTACCTTCGCAACTTCCTGTGGCTGAAGGGATGGTCCTGGCAAAGCTTCCTGTCCTGGGGCCAGAGATGCCACTGCATATTTCTTCCTGCGTTTCGGCTTCACTGTACCACGAATATTGGCCGGCTTGCTGCGCTTGGAGCGTAGGGTAATGTACACCACATTGGCCTGCAGGGTGGTGCCATTGCCCTGTGATTTAGGAGGGGCCCAGGTACCATCCAGGGGTATCTCTGGGAAAGGTGCCTCGGCGGCATCACGCCTCTGGTGCTGCCCCTTCTCTGGTGCCCGTCCGTGGTGGGGAGAGGCGCGCCCCACCTGGCTCACCAGGAAGCCCAGGTAGATGGCACAGGCAGTGCCCAGCAGGAGATTCCTCCGGGTCCTTGGACGCCGGCTACTCCAGAGTTTACGTACCCGTGGGACGCACAGGGAGCAGACGAACCAGTTTATGAGTTGCCCTGGGTTGTCTGGGCAGGTCATTTCTCCACGGCATCCACATTTTGAACACAGTTTAAagtctgcagttggctcctgctGACGTGATGCATGGTTTCCTGACTTCAGGTGTCGCATCCGCTTCCGTGTCTAAGTCGTCTCCAGTCGGTCGCGTGGAAGTAAATGGTCGGTGATGGAGTTAGAAATGTTTCTGACACTCACCACAACAAATCTTTTAAAATCAGCAAAACTTTTAAAATTCTATCAGCTTCCCCAGGGAGAAGTACGGCTTGTTCTGGGAATGAATGGAAACAGTTAACTGAGTCACAATTTCAAACCACCTCAGTTCCTTcaggagagtgaaggaaaaagTAACCCTTTCCTTTCATAAATATCACCaactaaatgttaaaaaaaaaaaatcaaacttcaaAAAAGAGATTAGATGCATAGATTTTGATATTCAGTTCTAAGtagtggaaaaaacaaaaacaaaactacaaaacccAAGAATATTTTCTAACTTGTAGCTAGTCATATAATCAGGTTTGAAGGAAAAACATCACAATTTAATAACTGggcttttcctttttaaattcagAAATAACAAGTAAGTgatggttttaaaaaaatctgtagcTAGCTcatgtttaattttaaaaagtcctGCATTAACTAACGGGGCGTAAGTACCAAGTATTTTATTAGCATCCAAATTCAGAAGCATATTCTCTTAATCTAATGGTACAAGTTTTTCTTCACAATATATGTCTTCCATTATCTCACTTAGGATTTAGTAAAATGTAAAGCCATAAAAGCCCATATATTGTGAAAGCAGTTATATTTATCCAAAGACATACACGAATTgaattggactttttttttttttttttactattcctTTTCTTTCCAACGAATTCAACTGAAAGAATGTAAAATGATCTCTAGCTCTACTCCTTCAcattattaaaaagaagaaactcGTAAGCAACCTTACTTACACAGCTGGCCCCATGCGTGGCTCCAGGAAGAATGTGGTCCCTGATTCTAATGCAAAGAACTTTTAAAGGCTGCGGCATTTAAGTAGAACATATTTCATCGTCAGGAACGTTCCTCATCTCAAATATTTCAGGGCAGCTTTAAAAAGCGCCCTTGAAAACTACCGATTGCAAAGCAAAACAGTTACTTATGAACTGGCTGCTCCTAACTGAGTTTTAAACCGTATACTTTTCTTAATAGTTTAAAACATAAACTTCAATTTTAAACTCCGGGAAAAGAAACAAATGCCTTACAGAACCCGTTTTCATTCAAGCAACTTTCCACTATATTTTTAACCCCTGGGAGCCCTCTAGTGTCTTGTTTGCAAACAGACTCAGAAATGCCTGTTGCCGGAGTTACAAGGATATGGAGCTTTTGCTTCGCTTGGTGGAATGGCAGCAGCCACATAAACACACTGCGAAATGAGAAATGACATCGCCCCTCTGTCCTCCCCACGTGGCTGCGGAGCACCAGGGTTCCCAGGGGCTACTACTCACCTTACCATCCTGGCCGTTACAGAGTAACGTTTGTCTCTGTGAAGAGAATTCTGAGAAGAGAAGGAAGGCCTagacattgatttttttaaaaaaggtaagaaAGAGTTAAcgcaagcaaggaaaaaaaatagagtgaGATAAGAGCGCACATAGATAGGGAAGGACGTTTATAGTGTGCAGTAACAGTACCACAGTTCACAAAAGAAGTCATGGGTTCCCTCTGATTGGAGGCTTTTAAAAAAACTGGTTCGCGATTGGCTTAGTTTTCTTATCCAACAAAGGCAGGGTTGATGACCTCAAGGGTTCACTTAGGCTTATTCTATTTGCTGTGATGGCAAATGGAATCACAAGGCAGGAATTTGACAGggattttttcccccctctggAAAAGAAGGCTGTGATACCGGAGGGTTGGTAGGAGATATTATGGTGTATAATCCTAAAAATactacatttaaaaatttttttaaatgaggaattGGATCATATTTAGAAGGAAAGTGCAAACTTCCAAgtgataaaatgtaaaaaattatAATAGAACTGTTATTTCAATACCCTTAAACTCAAACCTTTCTTCCTCTTTAAAAGTTCTGCCAAATGGAGGGAGTACAAGGAGCAATTCCAATACTGACAGTGCTTAGAAGTAATGTCCCCCTCTAGGTTGCACTAAACTTCATGAGAACTTAGGCATGACAgcaattttct comes from Loxodonta africana isolate mLoxAfr1 chromosome 13, mLoxAfr1.hap2, whole genome shotgun sequence and encodes:
- the GASK1B gene encoding Golgi-associated kinase 1B; the protein is MRHLKSGNHASRQQEPTADFKLCSKCGCRGEMTCPDNPGQLINWFVCSLCVPRVRKLWSSRRPRTRRNLLLGTACAIYLGFLVSQVGRASPHHGRAPEKGQHQRRDAAEAPFPEIPLDGTWAPPKSQGNGTTLQANVVYITLRSKRSKPANIRGTVKPKRRKKYAVASLAPGQEALPGPSLQPQEVAKVAGAEALGYAQGRNLAKVAERPWRLVRGPGMRAGGQDFQLPRTRESNIRIYSESAPSWLSKEDIVRMRLLADSAVADLRPASSNSGARLLVLERSPAGSVPRCGPSACGLLKQPLDMSEVFAFHLDRILGLNRTLPSVSRTSEFIQDGRPCPVILWDSSLSPASNETHSSVKLTWGTYQQLLKQKCWKNGRVPKPEWGCTEIHHHEWSKMALFDFLLQIYNRLDTNCCGFRPRKEDACVRSGLRLKCDDQDSVALAHIVQRQHDPRHLVFVDNKGFFDRSEDNLNFKLLEGIKEFPESAVSVLKSQHLRQKLLQSLFLDRVYWESQGGRQGIEKLIDVIEQRAKILLTYINAHGAKVLPMNE